The following are encoded together in the Juglans microcarpa x Juglans regia isolate MS1-56 chromosome 2D, Jm3101_v1.0, whole genome shotgun sequence genome:
- the LOC121249845 gene encoding mechanosensitive ion channel protein 10-like, translating into MEGGKGVVEKKGTNEIVLQIRGTEETYVTRKESRDSKGSAFSESSTYSFSRNSPLGSSPKRVSDTNVEPKELDDLKNRVQMSTFTSPSSPLPSPILKPPKIPTDTLMHRKSLARSAFSKPKSRLVEPAYAGKANLDSKKADATFSNRNSPNVASPSHKVSATTPRDTLKSAPITPRTPLIGSPGPEEEDDEEVYKSANLKVGEKMGKKLKTTVLLEWTAFVCIMGFLIASLTIEKLQNGELWDLYLWKWGVLVLVIFCGRLVTQWFINVLVFLIEMNFLLKKKVLYFVYGLQRNAQIFIWLSLVLLAWGLLFDRGVERSEETSRVLNYITRSLAACVIGAAIWLGKSLLVKLLGISFQSARFFDRIQVSIFHQYILRTLSGPPLMEIAEKVGCSASSGRLSFTNLKKEKNEGKEGGKEEVIDVDKLKKMKQEKVSAWTMKGLISVIRGSGLTTISNTLDSVDDDEGEQKDEEITSEWEAKAAAYRIFNNVAKPGSKYIDEEDLLRFMKKEEVDNMLPLIQGAVETGKIKRKNLKNWLVNVYLERKSLLHSLNDTKTAIDELNKLVSAIVLIVALIVWLLLMGFLTTQILVFISSQLLVLAFVFGNTAKTVFEAIIFVFVMHPFDVGDRIVVDGVQMVVEEVNIMTTILLRYDNEKIIYPNSVLATKPISNFYRSPEMSDSVEFAIDVSTSIESIGAFKAKIKVYLESKPQHWRPGHSVLVKEIEDVNKMRMGLYVTHTINFQNYGDKSSRRSELVLELKRIFEELGIKYQLLPQEVLLRYVGTAPPAFQPVR; encoded by the exons ATGGAAGGAGGAAAAGGCGTGGTGGAGAAGAAAGGAACAAACGAGATTGTTTTGCAGATTCGGGGTACCGAAGAAACTTACGTTACGAGGAAAGAAAGCAGAGATTCCAAAGGCTCTGCATTTAGCGAAAGCAGCACCTACTCTTTCTCAAGGAATTCTCCGCTTGGGTCTTCGCCGAAACGGGTTAGTGATACAAATGTTGAGCCAAAAGAGCTCGACGACCTTAAGAACCGAGTTCAAATGTCCACATTTACAAGCCCGTCTTCTCCTTTACCGAGTCCGATTCTCAAGCCTCCGAAGATCCCAACGGACACCTTGATGCATAGAAAATCGCTTGCGCGGTCGGCTTTCTCCAAGCCCAAGTCGAGATTGGTGGAGCCAGCGTATGCTGGCAAGGCCAATTTAGACTCGAAGAAAGCGGATGCAACTTTCTCCAATCGGAACTCGCCGAATGTGGCTTCCCCAAGTCACAAAGTCAGTGCTACTACTCCAAGGGATACCTTGAAATCGGCACCGATCACTCCCAGAACGCCGTTGATCGGGTCGCCGGGACCagaggaggaagatgatgaggaagtTTACAAGTCGGCCAATCTTAAAGTGGGCGAGAAAATGGGTAAGAAGCTTAAAACGACGGTTTTGCTCGAGTGGACTGCATTTGTGTGTATCATGGGGTTTTTGATTGCGAGCTTAACTATTGAGAAATTGCAAAACGGTGAGCTTTGGGATCTGTATTTGTGGAAATGGGGTGTGCTGGTGTTGGTAATCTTCTGTGGTAGATTGGTCACTCAATGGTTCATtaatgttttggttttcttgattGAAATGAACttcttgcttaaaaaaaaggttttgtaTTTTGTGTACGGGTTGCAGAGGAATGCCCAGATTTTCATTTGGTTGAGTTTAGTTCTATTAGCATGGGGATTGTTGTTCGACAGGGGAGTAGAGAGATCCGAGGAAACTTCTCGAGTTCTGAATTATATTACCAGGTCTCTTGCTGCTTGCGTTATTGGGGCAGCTATATGGCTTGGAAAGAGTCTGTTAGTGAAGTTACTGGGTATTTCTTTCCAAAGCGCGAGATTCTTTGACCGGATTCAAGTATCGATATTTCATCAGTATATTCTTAGGACCCTTTCGGGACCTCCTTTGATGGAGATAGCAGAAAAAGTTGGGTGCTCGGCAAGTTCGGGGCGTTTGAGTTTCACGaacttgaagaaagaaaaaaatgagggaaaagaAGGGGGAAAAGAAGAGGTGATTGATGTAGACAAGctcaagaaaatgaaacaagaGAAAGTTTCTGCTTGGACCATGAAAGGGTTGATTAGTGTCATAAGGGGTTCTGGACTTACTACCATCTCAAACACACTTGATAGTGTGGATGATGATGAGGGTGAGCAGAAAGACGAGGAGATCACTAGTGAGTGGGAAGCAAAGGCCGCTGCTTATCGGATTTTCAATAATGTGGCTAAGCCTGGAAGCAA GTACATTGATGAGGAGGACCTCTTGCGCTTCATGAAAAAGGAGGAGGTGGATAATATGCTACCACTGATTCAAGGAGCAGTGGAAACAGgaaagatcaagagaaaaaatttaaagaactgGCTG GTGAATGTTTACCTAGAACGCAAATCACTGTTACATTCCTTGAATGATACGAAAACAGCCATAGACGAATTGAACAAGCTTGTTTCAGCCATTGTGCTTATTGTGGCCCTCATTGTGTGGTTACTATTGATGGGATTTTTAACAACCCAAATTCTCGtcttcatttcatctcaacttcttGTTTTGGCGTTTGTATTTGGTAACACTGCCAAGACTGTGTTTGAAGCCATCATATTTGTATTTGTGATGCACCCATTTGATGTAGGGGATCGTATTGTTGTTGATGGAGTGCAG ATGGTTGTTGAAGAAGTGAACATTATGACGACAATCCTCTTGAGATATGACAATGAGAAAATAATCTATCCAAATTCAGTTCTGGCTACCAAACCCATCAGCAACTTTTATAGGAGCCCTGAAATGAGTGATTCTGTCGAATTTGCTATTGATGTATCTACTTCAATTGAGAGTATTGGAGCtttcaaagcaaaaataaaagt GTACTTGGAGAGCAAGCCTCAACACTGGCGTCCTGGCCACAGTGTGTTGGTTAAGGAGATTGAGGATGTAAACAAGATGAGAATGGGTCTGTATGTCACACACACCATAAACTTTCAGAACTATGGGGATAAGAGCAGCCGGAGATCTGAACTTGTCTTAGAGCTGAAGAGAATTTTTGAGGAGCTTGGTATTAAATATCAACTGCTGCCTCAAGAAGTTCTCCTCAGATATGTTGGGACAGCCCCCCCAGCATTTCAACCTGTGCGGTGA
- the LOC121249848 gene encoding uncharacterized protein LOC121249848: MASTSAVSMAMPLNNASRQRVPTSEAFMKPLPVRHSKAVASKSSGRVQVRASMKEKAVTGLTAAALTASMMIPEVAEAASGVSPSLKNFLLSIAAGGVVLVVIIGAVIGVSNFDPVKRS, from the coding sequence ATGGCTTCTACTTCGGCAGTCTCAATGGCAATGCCATTGAACAATGCGAGCCGACAGAGGGTTCCAACCTCAGAGGCCTTCATGAAGCCACTTCCAGTGAGGCACTCAAAGGCTGTTGCATCAAAATCAAGTGGGAGGGTTCAAGTGAGGGCTTCCATGAAGGAGAAGGCAGTCACGGGGCTCACTGCAGCTGCACTGACGGCTTCCATGATGATACCGGAGGTGGCTGAGGCTGCATCTGGGGTCTCTCCGTCGCTCAAGAACTTCTTGCTCAGCATTGCAGCTGGCGGAGTTGTGCTTGTTGTCATTATTGGTGCTGTCATTGGTGTTTCTAACTTTGACCCAGTGAAAAGGAGCTGA
- the LOC121249846 gene encoding replication protein A 70 kDa DNA-binding subunit A, which yields MPVNLTPNAIASIESGDVNAKPLVQVLDIKLIGSTQERYRLLLSDSVSTQHAMLATQLNDRVKSGRVTKGSVVQLIDYICSPVQNRKIIVVLNMETIIPDCEIIGNPKSLTESGSAAEKPLPNKNLEHPTRVGGNHFGAQNPGKNVRSFPPTVQPPYQPPPNYRNHGPILKNDAPARIIPIAALNPYQGRWAIKARVTAKGDIRRYNNARGDGKVFSFDLLDSDGGEIRATCFNAVVDRFYDAIEVGKVYLISKGSLKPAQKNYNHLKNEWEIFLETSSTVELCPEEDDSIPKQQFSFRPISEIESADNNSILDIIGVVISVNPSVPILRKNGMETQRRILNLKDGSGRSVELTLWGEFCNREGQKLEEMINSGGFPVLVVKSGKVNDFSGKSIGTISATQLFINPDLPEASGLRNWFDREGKNAASVSISREIMAGGSKNEIRKTVSQIKDEGLGRSDKPDWITVKATISFIKTDTFCYMACPLMIGDRQCNKKVTKSGNTRWLCDRCNQEFEECDYRYLLQAQIQDHSGLTWVTAFQETGEEILGCSAKELYLLKYEEQDDEKFGGIIRSRLFSQYLFRLKIKEELYGDEQRVKITVVKADSVSYSSESRYTLDLISKFTK from the exons ATGCCGGTGAATCTGACGCCCAACGCTATCGCCTCCATAGAATCTGGTGATGTCAACGCCAAGCCACTGGTGCAGGTCCTGGATATCAAGCTTATTGGGAGCACGCAGGAGCGGTACCGTTTGCTGCTCTCCGACTCCGTTTCGACTCAGCACGCCATGCTGGCCACCCAGCTCAACGACCGAGTCAAGTCAGGCCGTGTCACGAAGGGCTCCGTCGTCCAGTTGATCGATTACATTTGCAGCCCCGTCCAGAACCGGAA AATAATTGTTGTGCTGAACATGGAAACTATTATACCAGACTGTGAGATAATTGGGAATCCAAAATCACTGACTGAATCTGGTTCAGCAGCTGAAAAACCATTGCCAAATAAGAATTTAGAGCACCCCACAAGGGTTGGTGGTAACCATTTCGGTGCCCAGAATCCTGGTAAAAATGTGCGAAGTTTCCCACCAACAGTTCAACCTCCATACCAGCCACCTCCAAATTACAGAAATCATGGTCCAATTCTGAAGAATGATGCACCAGCACGTATAATTCCTATTGCTGCTTTGAATCCTTACCAGGGTCGCTGGGCTATCAAGGCAAGAGTTACTGCAAAAGGGGACATCCGTCGTTACAACAATGCCCGGGGAGATGGGAAGGTGTTCTCTTTTGACCTCCTTGACTCTGATGGTGGAGAAATTCGTGCGACTTGCTTTAATGCCGTAGTTGACCGCTTCTATGATGCAATTGAGGTCGGTAAAGTCTATTTGATCTCAAAGGGTAGCTTAAAACCTGCACAGAAGAACTACAACCATTTGAAAAATGAGTGGGAGATATTTCTGGAGACAAGTTCGACTGTGGAGCTTTGCCCAGAGGAAGATGATTCTATACCAAAGCAGCAATTTTCCTTCAGGCCTATCAGTGAAATTGAGAGTGCTGACAACAACTCCATACTTGACATTATTGGTGTTGTGATATCTGTGAATCCGTCAGTGCCCATTCTGAGAAAGAATGGAATGGAGACTCAGAGaagaattttgaatttgaaggaTGGATCTGGCAGGAGTGTTGAGCTTACCCTTTGGGGAGAATTTTGCAACAGGGAAGGTCAAAAGCTGGAAGAGATGATCAATTCTGGGGGTTTTCCAGTATTAGTTGTCAAATCTGGGAAGGTTAATGACTTCAGTGGGAAATCGATAGGGACAATTTCTGCTACACAGCTCTTCATAAACCCAGATTTGCCTGAGGCTTCTGGCCTGAGAAATTGGTTTGATCGAGAGGGGAAAAATGCTGCTTCTGTGTCTATTTCTAGAGAAATTATGGCAGGAGGATCTAAGAATGAGATACGTAAAACAGTGTCACAGATCAAGGACGAGGGTCTTGGAAGATCAGATAAGCCTGATTGGATCACGGTGAAGGCAACCATATCTTTCATTAAAACGGATACTTTCTGTTACATGGCCTGCCCGTTGATGATTGGAGATAGACAGTGTAATAAGAAAGTTACAAAGTCAGGAAACACAAGATGGCTATGTGACAGGTGCAATCAGGAGTTTGAGGAGTGTGATTATAGATACCTTCTTCAAGCGCAAATTCAAGACCATTCGGGATTGACTTGGGTGACAGCTTTCCAGGAAACTGGGGAAGAGATCTTAGGTTGCTCGGCGAAGGAGTTGTACTTGTTGaagtatgaagagcaagatgaCGAAAAGTTTGGAGGAATTATACGAAGCAGACTCTTCAGCCAGTATCTTTTCCGGCTTAAAATCAAAGAGGAACTATATGGTGATGAACAAAGGGTGAAGATTACTGTAGTTAAGGCGGATAGTGTGAGCTATTCTTCAGAGAGCAGATACACACTTGATCTGATTTCAAAGTTTACTAAATAG
- the LOC121250435 gene encoding 40S ribosomal protein S3-3-like, producing the protein MATQMSKKRKFVADGVFFAELNEVLTRELAEDGYSGVEVRVTPMRTEIIIRATRTQNVLGEKGRRIRELTSLVQKRFKFPENSVELYAEKVNNRGLCAIAQAESLRYKLLGGLAVRRACYGVLRFVMENGAKGCEVIVSGKLRAQRAKSMKFKDGYMISSGQPVNEYIDSAVRHVLLRQGVLGIKVKIMLDWDPKGKVGPTTPLPDLVTIHTPKEEEEHFRAPVVPADIEVLPVVA; encoded by the exons ATGGCAACCCAGATGAGCAAAAAGCGAAAG TTCGTAGCTGACGGAGTTTTCTTCGCCGAGCTGAATGAGGTTCTAACCCGTGAGCTGGCAGAGGACGGTTACTCCGGAGTCGAAGTTAGGGTTACTCCTATGCGTACCGAGATCATCATCAGAGCCACCCGGACCCAGAACGTTCTCG GTGAGAAGGGGAGGAGGATCAGAGAGCTGACCTCATTAGTACAGAAGCGGTTCAAGTTCCCGGAGAACAGCGTGGAGCTTTACGCCGAGAAAGTTAATAACAGAGGGCTTTGCGCTATTGCCCAGGCTGAGTCTCTCCGCTACAAACTCCTCGGTGGTCTTGCTGTTCGGAG GGCCTGCTATGGTGTACTGAGATTTGTCATGGAAAATGGAGCAAAGGGATGCGAG GTGATAGTTAGTGGAAAGCTTAGGGCGCAACGTGCAAAGTCCATGAAGTTCAAGGATGGCTACATGATTTCTTCTGGTCAGCCAGTCAATGAATATATAGACTCGGCTGTGAGACATGTTCTTCTGAGACAG GGGGTACTTGGTATCAAGGTCAAGATAATGCTGGATTGGGATCCCAAGGGTAAGGTGGGACCCACAACTCCCCTACCTGATCTGGTTACAATCCACACTCCCAAAGAGGAAGAGGAACATTTCCGGGCACCAGTGGTGCCAGCTGATATTGAGGTCCTCCCAGTGGTGGCGTAG